Part of the Bacteroidota bacterium genome is shown below.
AAACCGACCAGACTCTTTAGCAAGTTTTTCTCTAAGCAGCTCCACTTCCATGGCGTCAAGCTCATTTGCTTCGTCTTCCAGAATGCCCGAGCGCCAATGTCCAATTAAATCCAGGCTAATCCCCCCGGCAGCCTGATTCCAAAGCAGCGAAATTTTGTCCCGGCTCGCAAGCCAAAAGAACCCTTTACTTCGATAAATTTGCCGTCCAAGATACTGCTGGCAGGTATCCCACAGGCGTTGAGGATGAAATGGGCGATCGTCTTTAATGACTCTCGTTGCCAGGTTATAGGGTCGCTCATCCCGGGCTTCGACTTCCAGAACAGGTTTCAGCTCTTTGATCAATTTTGCAACTCTGTGGTAGTCATAGTCAGGTAACACCGTCACGTCATCAATAGCAAGGTTGCCCCAGGGGACAGAAATGACAGATACGTAGGGATTAAACTGCTGAATAGCATGGGCTATGGTTCGAATGTCACTTTTTTCGATACGGTCAACTTTTGTTAGCAACAAGTGGCTAGAGAACATAATTTGTTCGACCAGCAAATTTGTTGTATCGCGCTTTTCATGCTGCAAATTATGCTGCATTACCGGAAAGATTTGTTGTCCGTAGTTGTAGTCCTGGGCGAGCATGGCACTATCGACGAGCGCAAGTACACCGGTGAGCCTCAGGTTTGGTTGTGATTTGAAAAACTCAATGAGTGGCATGGGATGACAGCTTCCTGATGTTTCTATCAGTATCAAATCTGGCTGGTGATTCGACAACATATTCCTCAGTACCTGCCCGAGCTTTTTTATACCTTTTTTGCTGCTTAAGACGCAATCGTATATGGTTTCAAAGGTGTGATCTTCTTTTTTAACAAACTCTATGTCGGCAATCAATTCTCCATCCACATCGAGCTCACTCATATCATTCACAATAACGCTAACAGACACTTTTTCTTTGAACGACTGAATAAGCAGGCTTCTCAAAAGGGTTGTTTTGCCTGAACCAAGAAATCCGTTAATAATTACAACCGGAATTTTCTTTTGTAAACTGATTGGATTTTCCTGGGAGTTGGGGGTCATCCTGTTTTTTATCTCTGCCTTTAAATTGAATACCTGTAATTCCAGGCAATACGTAATCGATGGATAGAAATAAACACTGTATATTTCTATTGCGGCATTTAGAGATTGTGAAGATGCAATCCCAACAGTCTCTTAGCGCCTAATGTACCCAATACCTCACGTTGCTGCATAGTGTATGTAAGACCGGGTATACAAATGGGTTTTACTTATAAAGCAAAGGGTATGTTCAGCCAACGAGGCGAATGGCATCATGCACCACGCCAAAGATGGTATATAGCAACTCCCTGGCTTCTCGGCTGTCTAGTAGTAAAGGACGCATCTTACCCGGGTACGTTGGATGCAGCAGGTGCAATTTCTGTTTTCTCTGCTGCATGGTCCTTGTTTTTTTCACCTGCACAGCAGCGTGCATAAACACAGGACAACCATGGAATCACACATGAAAAGACACGCCGACCGCGAGGGCTTGTATCAGCTACGCATGCAGGTTGGTATCGTACTCACCTTACTTCTGCTCATTGTACTTGCCCGATCGGAGATTTCTGGGAGTGAACAGGACGCACAATTTCAGGCAGCGGTGGCCTACATGCCCGTGATGCATGTGCCCCCAACCGTACTCGAGAAAAAGATCATACCGCCGGCCCCAAGTATACCAACCGTTGTTGCTGATGACGTTGTATTAGACGAAGAACTGACGTTTGATGCAGCAGCCCTCGATCTCGACATGACTGACATCGTAGCTGGGCCACCCCCAGAAGTAGAGGAGCCCGAATACGAGGAGGCGGGCTTCATTACGCTGGCTGAGGAGATGCCGGAAATCATCGGTGGTCTTGAAGCCATCATGAAAGAAATCCGCTACCCTGAAATGGCTAAAAAAGCCGGTGTAGAAGGGCGCGTGATTGTGCAGTTTGTTGTGCACAAAACCGGCGAATTGATAAACCCGTTGGTCGTTCGCAGTCTAGGTGCCGGATGTGACGAAGAAGTACTCCGCGCGCTTGGCAAAATGCGTTTCAAGCCGGGCAAGCAGCGCGGCGTGCCCGTCAGCGTACGGATGACCATTCCGATCAGCTTCAAACTTCGATAGCCTATACCACTATTGATTGCCTGCAAGTAGCGGGCATGTGCGTTAAGCAGTTGCTAAACAGGGCGATATAAGCTTTAATGCATGTGCCCGTTATTTTGTACCGTTCAGGTACAGGAATGGACTAATGCGCCAAAATACCTTGACACTTTCGAGTGATCTGTATACGATGTGGTATGTGTAAACAACAGGGTGACAACAATGGCAGAGCTACGTCTCAATCATTTTCTATCCGCTGTACACGATTATGAAAGCGCACAATACAAAGTCCTGGACGGATTACAACAGGCAAGAATGGCGTTTTCAAAAAACATTGTATACCCGTACCTGAGTTCACTTGTCAAGCTTTACGAGAGCTTGCAGCAGATTGTCTCGGGTATGGACATTGTCGAGCAAGGACTCCCGCGCCGGCTCGAAGAAGTTGACCTGAATACCCAAACCCTGCGCTACGAATACCCTTCACTCGACGGAGATCAACTCATTGTAGTGAAAGAACTGGTAAGCTGGAGTTTGCCACATATCCTGGACGCCATCGAAGAGGGGCGGACCATTTTTGAATTTGTCGAATCCCAATTATTTATCGGTGAAGTGGGGTTGATCCCTTCTTATGTCGAAGAAGGATACCTGCTGGTACCAGACCTGGAAGGCGCAAAGCTGCATATCTTCAAATACGATGTATCGTTGTTTACCGATGCAAAAGAGCGCTACCGCAGCTTGCGTACGGCACACGTGAAAACGCTACCCCGCCGGCTTGTCATGCGGTCACCTCACAGTATTAAACTGGAGCTCATCGAAGAAAACCGGGAATTACCAAATCCTGCAACTTACATGTGCGACCTGGATATTGCCTTCCCATACGAAGAAACGGTGCTGCCTATTGCCAAGCGCAAACTCATGCGGCATTTGTATACCCAGGGCGGATTGGCCTAACACACTAGGCGAAATGTCTTATAATCTGCTGTGCAGCAGCTTCCCCTGATTTTGCCGCATCTCCTACTGAAATGCCGTTTTTGTAGTTACCGGCAAAGAACAACCCTGGATAACTGTCTTCCAGGCTTGCGATAAGTTCTTTAACACGTCCGTATCCCATGTTGTACTGGGGAATGGCGTTGGGCCAGGGGATTAGTTTGGTAAACACGGGGTTTCCAGATACCCCAAGCATATGGTGCAGGTCATCGAGCACGAAGTCGAGGATCAATCCATCGTCGAGGCCGCACAGATCGCCTTTTCTTGCGCCACCAACCAGTGTTGTGAGCAATACCTGTCCGTTTGGTGCCCGGTTCGGGAAAACCATGGAGGAGAAAATGGTACCCAGAATACGTGCGCCCATTTCTTTTCCAGGCACCAGCATCCCAAAGCCATCCAGGGGATGTTGTACATCTTCCTTGTGAAACCCAAGCGCAAACACGGTCACAGGAGGATAGGTCACGCGAGCGAAGGGCTGCAAGTCGATTGGCAACCCGGTAAAGCAGGGCAGGGCAGCTGGCAAAGGCAACGTGTTTAATACGGCGTCAAAAGCCTTTGCGTGTCCCTGATCGGTTGTGACTGTCCATTTACCCTGCTGCAGCGTGACGCGTGAGATGCGGCAGTTTAGTTTAATAGATGATTTGATTGGCGCAGCAAGTGCGTGCGGGAGCATCTGCATTCCTTCGGTAAACGAAAAGATCATGCGCTTTGTGGGTTGTATATCGTGTGCTGATTGCCGGCTTGCGCGCAGGCCTTTGAGCAAGGATCCGTGTTTTTGCTCCAGATTATGAAGGGTAGGGAAGGCATGCTGCAGGGATAACGCAGCCGGATCTCCAGCAAAAATACCCGTTACAAAAGGATCTACGGCGTAGTCAAGGATCTCCTGGCCGAGCCGGCGTTTAAAAAAGGCTGCCACGCTTTCTTCGCCAGCATCTTTGCGCTTGCTTTTGAAAGGCTCTTTCAGCAGGCCCAGTTTGGTGCTTATTGAAAAAAACCGGCTGCGCAACAACGCCGGCGGAGACATCGGCAAGGCGTGTGGTGTGCCACCTCGTACAACAAATCGCTTTTTTGCTTTTGAGGAAGCGAAGACCCGCGCGTTATTGAGACCAGTTTCTTCGATGAGCTGGTTGAGTAACGGGGTTGTCGATTGTAGCGAATTGGGGCCATGTTCTACCAAAAAACCGTTCGCTAATGTCGTTCTGATTTTGCCTCCGACAACCGACTCAGCTTCGAAAAGGGTAAAGGGAATGCCGGCTTTGTCCAGCAAATAGCCCGCTATGAGCCCTGAAATGCCACCACCGAGAATTGCTACTGAAGCCATAAATCAAAAAATGTGTCTGGAATAAGGGTGTGAAAATGCGGCATAGCGTGTTTGTTTCAGCGTATTTGTCGTCCTTCTTAAAAAGGTTATCAATTTGTTGACACATTCATAACACATAATTATCAACAAATCTTAACAGAAAGCACATCACTGTTTTGAAACAATATAGGTGCCTTGTTCTGTTGACTAAGTAAGCAATTTTTTTGGTCCCCTATTCTACGGTGAGTGAGTTATGGCTACAAGCAGCATGAACGAAAACTGGAACTACGTCAAAGATCAAATCGCAGCGATCTGGGTTGACGCTGAATTTGATGATGCTGAGCTGAAAAAAGCCCGGGGCAATCTCCGCAAGATGGTTTCTCTGATTGAAGAGAAAACTGGTGAATCACCCATGGAAATTCGCCAGAAAATGAGTGCTATTTTCTAGTCTACTTGGCTCTGTCACGCCAGGCGTACAAATTTAAAGGCTGTTTCCTTCGGGGATCAGCCTTTTTTTGTGAACGTGAACGGGACATCAGCGTTAGAGAACGCTATTTATACCTGCAACCTGTAATTCTACATGTCCATGATCGGGAATCTGGCCCCAGTAACATCGAAATCATACCAAGAACGCCAGGACCGCTACCAGGCACTTCTCGCTGAATTATATGAGAAAGCGGACGAAGTGAAACTGGGCGGCGGCAAAACACGCATCGATCGAGAA
Proteins encoded:
- a CDS encoding GTP-binding protein, with translation MTPNSQENPISLQKKIPVVIINGFLGSGKTTLLRSLLIQSFKEKVSVSVIVNDMSELDVDGELIADIEFVKKEDHTFETIYDCVLSSKKGIKKLGQVLRNMLSNHQPDLILIETSGSCHPMPLIEFFKSQPNLRLTGVLALVDSAMLAQDYNYGQQIFPVMQHNLQHEKRDTTNLLVEQIMFSSHLLLTKVDRIEKSDIRTIAHAIQQFNPYVSVISVPWGNLAIDDVTVLPDYDYHRVAKLIKELKPVLEVEARDERPYNLATRVIKDDRPFHPQRLWDTCQQYLGRQIYRSKGFFWLASRDKISLLWNQAAGGISLDLIGHWRSGILEDEANELDAMEVELLREKLAKESGRF
- a CDS encoding energy transducer TonB; protein product: MKRHADREGLYQLRMQVGIVLTLLLLIVLARSEISGSEQDAQFQAAVAYMPVMHVPPTVLEKKIIPPAPSIPTVVADDVVLDEELTFDAAALDLDMTDIVAGPPPEVEEPEYEEAGFITLAEEMPEIIGGLEAIMKEIRYPEMAKKAGVEGRVIVQFVVHKTGELINPLVVRSLGAGCDEEVLRALGKMRFKPGKQRGVPVSVRMTIPISFKLR
- the hemG gene encoding protoporphyrinogen oxidase, which gives rise to MASVAILGGGISGLIAGYLLDKAGIPFTLFEAESVVGGKIRTTLANGFLVEHGPNSLQSTTPLLNQLIEETGLNNARVFASSKAKKRFVVRGGTPHALPMSPPALLRSRFFSISTKLGLLKEPFKSKRKDAGEESVAAFFKRRLGQEILDYAVDPFVTGIFAGDPAALSLQHAFPTLHNLEQKHGSLLKGLRASRQSAHDIQPTKRMIFSFTEGMQMLPHALAAPIKSSIKLNCRISRVTLQQGKWTVTTDQGHAKAFDAVLNTLPLPAALPCFTGLPIDLQPFARVTYPPVTVFALGFHKEDVQHPLDGFGMLVPGKEMGARILGTIFSSMVFPNRAPNGQVLLTTLVGGARKGDLCGLDDGLILDFVLDDLHHMLGVSGNPVFTKLIPWPNAIPQYNMGYGRVKELIASLEDSYPGLFFAGNYKNGISVGDAAKSGEAAAQQIIRHFA
- a CDS encoding general stress protein CsbD yields the protein MATSSMNENWNYVKDQIAAIWVDAEFDDAELKKARGNLRKMVSLIEEKTGESPMEIRQKMSAIF